In one window of Streptomyces sp. NBC_01224 DNA:
- a CDS encoding SRPBCC family protein produces the protein MAVFRIERFTSLPAAESWRRVTDWERHAEHVPLTTITVPTGLTTRIGTVLVARTGVGPLGFDDPMEVVRWTPPAAGRAGLCRLEKRGSLVLGRASIDVYPTDSGSHVVWVEELTVRLLPRWADPLLAGAGRRVFGRVLDGILDRPARPHP, from the coding sequence GTGGCCGTCTTCCGGATCGAGCGCTTCACTTCTCTGCCCGCAGCCGAGTCCTGGCGCCGGGTGACGGACTGGGAACGGCACGCGGAGCATGTACCGCTGACCACGATCACCGTTCCCACAGGGCTGACGACCCGGATCGGAACCGTTTTGGTGGCGCGCACGGGTGTGGGGCCGCTGGGGTTCGACGATCCGATGGAAGTGGTGCGGTGGACACCGCCCGCAGCCGGGCGCGCGGGGCTGTGCCGACTGGAGAAGCGCGGTTCGCTGGTACTGGGCCGGGCCTCGATCGATGTGTATCCGACAGATTCCGGATCGCATGTGGTGTGGGTGGAGGAGCTGACTGTCCGGCTGCTGCCGCGATGGGCCGATCCGTTGCTCGCCGGAGCAGGCCGCCGGGTCTTCGGCCGGGTGCTGGACGGCATACTTGACCGTCCGGCGCGGCCGCATCCGTAG
- a CDS encoding DUF6643 family protein, which translates to MTSPRSTYGGGYYAAPSFPETPIYDSLVAERGTPQIAPIRVPAVYDTGNSYLPALPAALPALPAAPSQPNPSYGYQQPAQQGYAPMQPAQLQHAPAPYIPQQPTAARGGYQAPYPPQPQQQRPAPGTGYEAMRPASPRPAPAPSPYEDPYNRPYQGRGY; encoded by the coding sequence ATGACCTCCCCCCGCTCCACCTACGGCGGCGGCTACTACGCCGCACCGTCGTTCCCCGAAACTCCGATCTACGACTCCCTGGTCGCGGAGCGGGGCACCCCTCAGATCGCTCCGATCCGAGTGCCTGCCGTCTATGACACCGGCAACAGCTATCTGCCGGCTCTCCCGGCAGCGCTGCCGGCTCTTCCCGCGGCGCCTTCCCAGCCCAATCCGTCGTACGGCTACCAGCAGCCGGCCCAGCAGGGCTACGCGCCGATGCAGCCCGCACAGCTGCAGCACGCCCCGGCGCCGTACATCCCGCAGCAGCCGACCGCGGCCCGCGGCGGGTACCAGGCGCCCTATCCGCCGCAACCGCAGCAGCAGCGGCCCGCGCCCGGCACCGGTTACGAGGCGATGCGTCCGGCGTCACCGCGCCCCGCCCCGGCACCCTCGCCCTACGAGGACCCGTACAACCGCCCGTACCAGGGCCGGGGGTACTGA
- a CDS encoding Rv1733c family protein, with the protein MGVWRWRRNPLRRATDRREAWVALVALLLMVLAAPAVGWVCGSLTDDALQKSVRAQQAQRRTTAAIVVRRAPAASRLVTDPEVSSERTTQTSVVARWKAPDGTDRRGTVTTSSRKTDPGAVVKIWTDLDGRPALRPMDAPTAHTHAALAGLGAMLLAVGLVEGGRRLIVRRMVRGRYTLIDRAWAKAGPDWGRTGTGS; encoded by the coding sequence ATGGGAGTGTGGCGTTGGCGGCGCAATCCCCTGCGCCGCGCCACTGACCGGCGCGAGGCGTGGGTGGCTCTTGTCGCACTGCTTCTCATGGTGCTGGCGGCACCGGCAGTGGGTTGGGTGTGCGGTTCGCTCACGGACGACGCCCTGCAGAAATCGGTGCGGGCCCAGCAGGCACAGCGTCGTACCACTGCCGCGATCGTGGTGCGCCGGGCCCCGGCAGCATCACGTCTCGTCACCGATCCCGAAGTGTCCTCGGAGCGCACCACCCAGACCTCGGTGGTGGCGCGCTGGAAGGCCCCGGACGGCACGGACCGCCGCGGTACGGTGACCACCTCCTCCCGCAAGACGGATCCCGGGGCCGTGGTGAAGATCTGGACAGACCTCGATGGCCGCCCCGCGCTACGGCCCATGGACGCTCCGACGGCTCATACGCATGCGGCGCTGGCCGGGCTCGGGGCGATGCTGCTCGCCGTCGGACTGGTCGAGGGCGGCCGACGCCTGATCGTCCGGCGCATGGTGCGGGGGCGGTACACCCTGATCGACAGAGCCTGGGCGAAGGCCGGTCCGGACTGGGGCAGGACGGGGACCGGCAGCTGA
- a CDS encoding SRPBCC family protein, whose product MPRRLRSVELDFVESAPLRLVFAAEVSAPPEVVYRALADDVAGWPSWFTSVTAARPTEDGAGREVRLKGGAVLRETIIAAAPGERYVYRVDESNAPGLLALLEEWRLTPAGTGTQVQWTFAADGSAPFRFALRLGRSGVGRAFRDAVRNLDRRLTGPTA is encoded by the coding sequence GTGCCACGCCGACTCCGTTCCGTGGAACTCGACTTCGTCGAGTCCGCTCCACTGCGACTGGTCTTCGCCGCCGAGGTGTCAGCGCCTCCCGAGGTGGTCTACCGTGCGCTCGCCGATGATGTGGCGGGCTGGCCCAGCTGGTTCACCTCGGTGACTGCGGCCCGGCCCACCGAGGACGGCGCAGGTCGCGAGGTCCGGCTCAAAGGCGGCGCGGTGTTGCGCGAGACGATCATCGCGGCGGCACCCGGCGAGCGGTACGTCTACCGAGTCGACGAGTCGAACGCCCCTGGTCTGCTGGCCCTGTTGGAGGAGTGGCGGCTCACCCCGGCCGGGACCGGGACGCAGGTGCAGTGGACGTTCGCCGCGGACGGTTCCGCGCCCTTCCGGTTCGCCCTGCGGCTGGGCCGGTCGGGGGTGGGCCGGGCTTTCCGGGACGCGGTACGCAATCTCGACAGGCGGCTGACCGGGCCCACGGCCTGA
- a CDS encoding YHYH protein, whose translation MRAATDARGGGDGSLITRLHTPPTGTSIASPARNTLYACQGGTLTRPDRPWIDAYGVIDVLKRPFVSGTMHWRSNLRVTTTATKRRFKGNGLPDHPTGHFPVQKGTPAYKYYAEIPAHGYPNAAAIPIKPWNLDVTVPRNPTVEATPTCIDQLTTGMALAGGTFHLEVATDAEDRPVDPNAALPLDRCWGHPYATQYHYHGPSQTCFGKASRRPANARTRHSPLVGYAIDGFGIYGPRGEDGEIVRNRDLDVCHGHTHAIMWDGKKVVMYHYHLNGEYPYSIGCFRGKPVTVPGSGHGWCHQWKPTPAATGSGVESPGRRRGY comes from the coding sequence GTGCGGGCTGCCACGGACGCGCGCGGCGGGGGAGACGGCAGCCTGATCACACGCCTGCACACACCCCCCACCGGCACGTCGATCGCATCCCCCGCCCGCAACACCCTCTACGCCTGCCAAGGGGGGACCCTCACCCGGCCCGACCGCCCGTGGATCGACGCATACGGCGTGATCGATGTACTCAAGCGCCCTTTCGTGTCGGGAACCATGCACTGGCGCAGCAATCTGCGGGTGACGACGACCGCTACCAAGAGGCGCTTCAAGGGCAACGGGCTCCCGGACCATCCCACCGGGCACTTCCCCGTCCAGAAGGGCACCCCCGCCTACAAGTACTACGCGGAGATCCCCGCGCACGGGTACCCCAACGCCGCCGCGATCCCCATCAAGCCGTGGAACCTCGACGTCACCGTTCCGCGCAATCCGACCGTCGAGGCGACGCCCACCTGTATCGACCAGCTGACGACCGGGATGGCTCTGGCCGGCGGCACCTTTCACCTGGAGGTGGCCACCGACGCCGAGGACCGCCCGGTCGACCCCAACGCGGCCCTGCCTCTCGACCGCTGCTGGGGCCATCCGTACGCGACGCAGTACCACTACCACGGCCCCTCGCAGACCTGCTTCGGCAAGGCTTCAAGAAGGCCTGCGAACGCCCGTACCCGGCACTCACCGCTCGTGGGATACGCCATCGACGGCTTCGGGATCTACGGGCCGCGCGGCGAGGACGGAGAGATCGTCAGGAACAGGGATCTGGACGTCTGCCACGGTCACACACACGCGATCATGTGGGACGGCAAGAAGGTCGTCATGTACCACTACCACCTCAACGGAGAGTATCCGTACTCCATCGGATGCTTCCGGGGGAAGCCGGTGACGGTCCCCGGGTCCGGGCACGGCTGGTGCCACCAGTGGAAACCGACTCCGGCCGCGACCGGGTCCGGCGTGGAAAGCCCCGGCAGACGGAGAGGTTACTGA
- a CDS encoding DeoR/GlpR family DNA-binding transcription regulator yields MSENQNLLAEQRRALILDEVRRRGGVRVNELTRKLSVSDMTVRRDLDALARQGVIEKVHGGAVPVVEASTHEPGFEAKSALELTAKEDIAQAAAAMAVPGSAIALSGGTTTYALAQQLLDVPDLTVVTNSVRVADVFHSAQRSGAAGGARTGAATVVLTGGVRTPSDSLVGPVADQAIASLHFDVLFLGVHGISVEAGLSTPNLAEAETNRRFVQSARRVVVVADHTKWGKVGLSSFATLEQVDTFVTDAGLSAAAREEIEEHLPGLLVTGRIADADS; encoded by the coding sequence TTGAGCGAGAATCAGAACCTGCTCGCGGAGCAGCGGCGCGCCCTGATCCTCGACGAGGTACGCAGGCGTGGCGGGGTCCGGGTCAATGAGCTGACCCGCAAGCTGAGCGTCTCCGACATGACTGTCCGCCGGGATCTGGACGCGCTGGCTCGCCAGGGTGTGATCGAGAAGGTGCACGGCGGGGCCGTTCCGGTGGTCGAGGCCAGCACGCACGAGCCCGGTTTCGAGGCCAAGTCGGCTCTGGAGCTGACTGCCAAGGAGGACATCGCGCAGGCGGCCGCGGCCATGGCGGTGCCCGGCAGCGCCATCGCGCTCTCCGGCGGTACGACGACATATGCGCTCGCCCAACAGCTGCTGGACGTACCGGATCTGACGGTGGTGACCAACTCGGTGCGGGTCGCCGATGTGTTCCACTCCGCGCAGCGGTCGGGGGCTGCGGGCGGGGCGCGTACCGGGGCGGCCACGGTGGTGCTCACCGGTGGGGTGCGGACCCCGTCGGACTCGCTGGTCGGCCCGGTCGCCGATCAGGCGATCGCCTCGCTCCACTTCGATGTGCTGTTCCTCGGGGTGCACGGAATCTCGGTGGAGGCCGGTCTTTCGACGCCGAATCTGGCGGAGGCCGAGACCAACCGCCGTTTCGTCCAGTCGGCGCGGCGTGTGGTGGTGGTCGCCGACCACACCAAGTGGGGCAAGGTGGGCCTGAGTTCGTTCGCGACTCTGGAGCAGGTGGACACGTTCGTGACGGACGCGGGTCTGTCGGCCGCCGCCCGTGAGGAGATCGAGGAGCACCTTCCGGGCTTGCTGGTGACGGGCCGCATCGCGGACGCCGACTCCTGA
- a CDS encoding SDR family oxidoreductase: MSESSGGTQLRSLVTGASGYIGGRLVPALLDAGHQVRALARTPRKLRDHPWAERVEVVEGDVSDAASVRAAMRDMDVAYYLVHALGSGPGFEETDREAARIFGEQARAAGVGRIVYLGGLTPAGVPERELSPHLRSRAEVGRILLDSGVPTAVLRAAVIIGSGSASFEILRHLTERLPVMITPSWVRTSIQPVAVRDVVRYLVRCAQLPADVNRTFDIGGPDVMTYRDMMQRYAAVAGLPHRVILPVPVLTPGLSSLWIGLVTPVPPSIARPLAQSLRHEVVCHERDIARYVPDPAGGTIGFDQALRLALQRIKDARVDTRWSSAAVPGAPSDPLPTDPDWSGGSLYSDERELTVPVAPDALWRVIEGIGGENGWYSFPLAWAVRGWLDRIVGGVGLRRGRRDAQRLRVGDSLDFWRVEEIVPGELLRLRAEMRLPGPAWLELSVDRNEQGRTVYRQRALFHPHGLLGHAYWWSVWPFHSVVFGGMARNIIAAARAAP; the protein is encoded by the coding sequence GTGAGCGAATCCTCCGGTGGTACACAGCTGCGTTCTCTGGTGACCGGTGCTTCCGGGTACATCGGCGGCAGGCTGGTGCCCGCACTCCTCGACGCCGGCCACCAGGTGCGCGCGCTGGCCAGGACGCCGCGGAAACTGCGTGACCACCCGTGGGCGGAACGGGTCGAGGTGGTCGAGGGGGATGTCTCCGACGCTGCCTCCGTGCGGGCGGCGATGCGGGACATGGATGTGGCGTACTACCTGGTGCACGCGCTCGGCTCCGGACCCGGATTCGAGGAGACGGACCGCGAGGCTGCCCGGATCTTCGGTGAGCAGGCACGGGCTGCGGGAGTCGGCCGGATCGTCTACCTCGGCGGGCTCACTCCGGCCGGGGTGCCTGAACGGGAACTGTCACCGCATCTGCGGTCGCGGGCCGAGGTGGGACGCATTCTGCTGGATTCCGGGGTACCGACGGCCGTCCTGCGGGCTGCGGTCATCATCGGATCGGGCTCGGCATCGTTCGAGATCCTGCGTCATCTCACCGAACGGTTGCCGGTGATGATCACCCCGAGCTGGGTACGCACATCGATCCAGCCGGTCGCGGTACGGGACGTGGTGCGGTATCTCGTCCGATGCGCCCAGCTGCCGGCCGACGTGAACCGTACGTTCGACATCGGCGGCCCGGACGTCATGACGTACCGGGACATGATGCAGCGGTACGCCGCGGTCGCCGGACTGCCGCACCGAGTGATCCTCCCCGTACCGGTGCTCACCCCGGGACTCTCCAGTCTCTGGATCGGCCTGGTGACACCGGTGCCGCCTTCCATCGCCCGGCCGCTGGCGCAGTCGCTGCGCCACGAGGTGGTCTGTCACGAGCGCGACATCGCCCGGTACGTACCCGATCCGGCCGGCGGCACCATCGGCTTCGATCAGGCGCTGCGGCTGGCGCTCCAGCGGATCAAGGATGCCCGGGTCGATACCCGCTGGTCGTCCGCGGCGGTGCCCGGTGCTCCCAGTGACCCGTTGCCCACCGACCCCGACTGGTCCGGCGGCAGTCTCTACAGCGACGAACGGGAACTCACGGTGCCGGTGGCGCCGGACGCGCTCTGGCGGGTGATCGAGGGCATCGGCGGCGAGAACGGCTGGTACTCCTTCCCGCTGGCCTGGGCCGTGAGGGGCTGGCTCGACCGGATCGTCGGTGGCGTCGGGCTGCGGCGCGGGCGGCGGGACGCGCAGCGGCTGCGGGTGGGCGACTCATTGGACTTCTGGCGCGTGGAGGAGATCGTTCCGGGTGAGCTGCTGCGGCTGCGCGCGGAGATGCGGCTGCCCGGTCCGGCCTGGCTCGAACTGTCTGTGGACCGCAACGAGCAGGGGCGGACGGTCTATCGACAACGGGCGCTGTTCCATCCGCACGGACTGCTCGGCCACGCCTACTGGTGGAGCGTGTGGCCGTTCCACTCGGTGGTGTTCGGCGGTATGGCCCGCAACATCATCGCAGCCGCACGGGCGGCCCCGTAG
- a CDS encoding right-handed parallel beta-helix repeat-containing protein, whose translation MAQGTVQVTHTGTSRWRRRTGEYASLTAALEAAADGDVLTVAPGTYRENLVLHRAVTLRGPEGSVGSVRIAPVDGVPLTVRASAVVSDLHVEGQDSTAPALLVEDGAPELSDLRIVTRSAAGIEVRGAARPTVRRCTVDNPAGVGIAVLDGAGGVFEQCEVVSAGQSGVSVRDGAHPRLERCRIHHASGAGLSVTGEGSGLEAVGCEVYEIKGSGIQVTARAAAHLTDCTVHRTSADGVTLDTDAVLTLADCDIHDIPENAVDLRSRSVLTLTRSTVRRFGRNGLSVWDPGTRVDANQCEIHDSTGDYPAVWVSDGATVILDSCRVHDVPDAIFVLDRGSRADVVDSDLSQVRNTAVSVSDGATAQLDDCRIREASTGAWFRDHGSGGTLNNCTIDAAQTGVIVTKGADPTIERCTVTSPAEAGFYVSAEGRGTFHSCRVTGSEGYGFHVMDGCRTTLTRCRTERCSRGGYEFAEGGAAHGDGTGAGPVVEDCTSDESALRSPAPPAPTVLTATQSAPGLLGTVPGPRAVEPAPAEVPAAEPVRASDAVLGELDTLVGLDSVKREVRALTDMIEVGRRRQEAGLKAASVRRHLVFTGSPGTGKTTVARLYGEILASLGVLERGHLIEVSRVDLVGEHIGSTAIRTQEAFDRARGGVLFVDEAYALSPEDSGRDFGREAIDTLVKLMEDHRDAVVVIVAGYTREMERFLTVNPGVASRFSRTITFSDYEPAELLRIVEQQADEHEYNLASGAGEALLKYFTELPKGPAFGNGRTARQTFESMVERHAGRVAQLAEPSTDDLTLLYPEDLPELP comes from the coding sequence ATGGCACAGGGCACGGTCCAGGTGACGCACACCGGCACATCGCGGTGGCGGCGCCGCACAGGCGAATACGCCTCCCTCACCGCAGCCCTGGAGGCCGCGGCCGACGGTGATGTCCTCACCGTCGCGCCGGGCACCTACCGGGAGAATCTGGTCCTGCATCGCGCGGTGACGCTGCGCGGCCCCGAGGGCTCGGTCGGTTCCGTTCGGATCGCACCGGTCGACGGCGTGCCGCTGACCGTCCGTGCCTCCGCCGTCGTCTCGGACCTGCATGTGGAGGGTCAGGACTCGACGGCCCCGGCGCTGCTCGTCGAGGACGGCGCGCCGGAGCTCTCGGATCTGCGGATCGTCACGCGTTCGGCCGCCGGGATCGAGGTGCGCGGTGCGGCCCGGCCGACCGTACGCCGCTGCACGGTCGACAACCCGGCCGGGGTCGGCATCGCTGTACTCGACGGTGCAGGCGGGGTGTTCGAACAGTGCGAGGTCGTCTCGGCCGGCCAGTCCGGTGTCTCGGTACGTGACGGTGCGCATCCGCGGCTGGAGCGCTGCCGGATCCACCACGCATCGGGTGCGGGGCTGAGTGTCACCGGTGAGGGCAGCGGTCTGGAGGCCGTCGGCTGCGAGGTGTACGAGATCAAGGGCAGTGGGATACAGGTGACCGCTCGCGCGGCCGCCCACCTCACCGACTGCACGGTGCACCGCACTTCGGCGGACGGGGTCACGCTCGACACCGACGCCGTGCTGACGCTCGCCGACTGCGACATCCACGACATCCCGGAGAACGCCGTGGATCTGCGTTCCCGTTCGGTCCTCACCCTGACCCGCTCCACGGTGCGCCGGTTCGGCCGCAACGGCCTGTCTGTCTGGGACCCCGGCACCCGTGTCGACGCCAACCAGTGCGAAATCCATGACAGTACGGGCGATTACCCGGCGGTCTGGGTGAGCGACGGGGCGACCGTGATACTGGACTCCTGCCGGGTCCACGACGTACCGGACGCCATCTTCGTGCTCGACCGGGGATCGCGCGCCGATGTGGTCGACAGCGATCTGTCCCAGGTCCGCAATACCGCGGTGTCGGTGAGCGACGGGGCGACCGCCCAGCTCGACGACTGCCGCATCCGTGAGGCGTCCACCGGCGCCTGGTTCCGCGATCACGGCAGCGGCGGCACGCTGAACAACTGCACCATCGACGCCGCGCAGACCGGAGTGATCGTCACCAAGGGCGCCGACCCGACGATCGAGCGCTGCACGGTCACCTCCCCCGCCGAGGCCGGTTTCTACGTCTCCGCCGAGGGCCGCGGCACCTTCCACAGCTGCCGGGTCACCGGAAGCGAGGGCTATGGCTTCCATGTGATGGATGGCTGTCGTACGACTCTGACCCGTTGCCGTACCGAGCGGTGTTCCCGCGGTGGATACGAGTTCGCCGAAGGCGGGGCCGCCCACGGCGACGGCACGGGAGCGGGACCCGTCGTGGAGGACTGCACCAGCGACGAGAGCGCGCTGCGCTCCCCCGCTCCCCCGGCCCCGACCGTGCTGACGGCGACCCAGTCGGCCCCCGGGCTGCTCGGCACGGTCCCCGGGCCGCGTGCCGTGGAGCCCGCACCGGCCGAGGTGCCCGCCGCCGAGCCGGTACGCGCGTCGGACGCCGTCCTCGGGGAACTGGACACGCTGGTGGGCCTGGACAGCGTGAAGCGGGAGGTGCGCGCCCTCACCGACATGATCGAGGTCGGCCGTCGGCGTCAGGAGGCCGGGCTCAAGGCCGCGTCGGTCCGGCGCCATCTCGTCTTCACCGGCTCCCCCGGCACCGGCAAGACCACCGTGGCCCGGCTGTACGGCGAGATCCTCGCCTCGCTCGGGGTACTGGAGCGCGGCCATCTGATCGAGGTGTCCCGCGTCGATCTGGTCGGTGAGCACATCGGCTCCACTGCCATCCGCACCCAGGAGGCATTCGACCGGGCGCGCGGCGGGGTGTTGTTCGTCGACGAGGCCTACGCCCTGTCACCCGAGGACTCCGGCCGGGACTTCGGCCGGGAAGCGATAGACACACTCGTGAAGCTGATGGAGGACCACCGGGACGCAGTGGTCGTCATCGTCGCCGGGTACACCCGTGAGATGGAGCGGTTCCTCACCGTCAACCCCGGTGTGGCATCCCGTTTCTCGCGGACCATCACCTTCAGCGACTACGAGCCCGCCGAGCTGCTGCGGATCGTCGAGCAGCAGGCCGACGAGCACGAGTACAACCTGGCGTCCGGGGCCGGGGAAGCGCTGCTGAAGTACTTCACGGAGCTTCCCAAGGGCCCGGCCTTCGGCAATGGGCGGACGGCTCGGCAGACCTTCGAGTCGATGGTGGAGCGGCATGCGGGCCGGGTCGCCCAGCTCGCCGAGCCGAGCACGGACGACCTCACGCTGCTCTACCCGGAGGATCTGCCGGAGCTTCCCTGA
- a CDS encoding GTP-binding protein yields MLNLGVLAHVDAGETSLTERLLFECGASRHIGSVDEDTTQTDSNAIERARGITVRAAVACFRDKDLQFNLVDTPGHADFVAEVERGPMAVDTVILVPSAPEGVQPQIGALYRVIERLRLPAVVFVNKLDCVGAAGPEVLDELSGKPGLLPLATRVPVYPRTPEAGFAPAELSGADIRRQWAERLAENDEKLLEQLVADRCPGRAELRAQTNAGLLQPVVFGSSITGAGMDGLRSVLRELLEPPSDGPDLSASVFAIGRNERGERNAPVRCFGGTLAERQQMDVHQTDGSFFRDRVRNLHVVAPHGEGHRRGGPGARRVFLRPSPGRATRSGRWPTWTASAEADCGAGPRGAAARHRGSALSSAGQAVGAHSWPASSAASLPR; encoded by the coding sequence ATGCTCAACCTGGGCGTACTCGCGCACGTCGACGCGGGAGAGACGAGCCTGACGGAGCGGCTGCTGTTCGAGTGCGGCGCCAGTCGGCACATCGGCAGTGTGGATGAAGACACGACACAGACCGACTCGAACGCGATCGAGCGCGCTCGGGGGATCACCGTCCGGGCGGCCGTGGCGTGCTTCCGGGACAAGGACCTTCAGTTCAACCTCGTCGACACTCCCGGACACGCCGACTTCGTCGCCGAGGTCGAGCGAGGTCCGATGGCTGTGGACACGGTGATCCTGGTGCCTTCGGCTCCCGAAGGAGTGCAGCCGCAGATCGGGGCGCTGTACCGCGTCATCGAACGGCTCCGGCTCCCGGCGGTCGTGTTCGTCAACAAGCTCGACTGCGTCGGCGCGGCGGGTCCGGAAGTGCTGGACGAGCTCTCCGGCAAGCCTGGTCTGCTGCCGCTGGCGACGAGAGTTCCGGTCTATCCGCGAACGCCGGAGGCGGGCTTCGCCCCGGCGGAGCTGTCCGGTGCCGACATCCGGCGGCAGTGGGCCGAACGCCTCGCGGAGAACGACGAGAAGCTGTTGGAGCAACTGGTGGCCGACAGGTGCCCCGGTCGCGCGGAACTACGGGCCCAGACGAATGCCGGGCTGCTTCAGCCGGTCGTGTTCGGCTCCTCCATCACCGGTGCGGGCATGGACGGACTGCGGTCGGTGCTCAGGGAGTTGCTGGAGCCGCCGTCGGATGGACCGGATCTGTCCGCCTCGGTGTTCGCCATCGGACGGAACGAGCGGGGCGAGAGGAACGCCCCCGTCCGCTGCTTCGGCGGGACGCTCGCCGAGCGGCAGCAGATGGACGTCCACCAGACCGACGGCTCCTTCTTCCGCGACCGGGTCCGGAACCTCCATGTGGTCGCGCCCCACGGCGAAGGACACCGCCGTGGCGGCCCTGGAGCGCGTCGCGTCTTCCTGAGGCCGTCTCCGGGACGCGCTACGCGGAGTGGCAGATGGCCTACCTGGACAGCGAGCGCTGAGGCGGACTGTGGTGCGGGACCCCGGGGCGCAGCGGCTCGCCACCGGGGTTCCGCGCTGTCATCGGCGGGCCAGGCGGTTGGGGCCCACAGCTGGCCGGCGTCGTCGGCGGCGAGTCTGCCCCGGTAG